In Pseudothermotoga hypogea DSM 11164 = NBRC 106472, the following are encoded in one genomic region:
- a CDS encoding DUF4894 domain-containing protein: MYNFKKAVTLVGIFCSLCIFFFTAKFVNVAAKPTSGERVFLVAHKGRLWWVGRSGELLEVARTQDVLSKAYVSGLEIVNARLDESSLHLIEKLKPALDSLYIVEVIPNEKRVMLLKGVSLRFNDWEDLLRNLQALPEAIKRMEPRGEYFLSPQGLFYKLRGGDDEKR; the protein is encoded by the coding sequence ATGTATAATTTTAAGAAAGCGGTGACCTTGGTTGGTATTTTTTGTTCACTATGTATCTTCTTTTTTACGGCGAAATTTGTGAACGTTGCAGCCAAACCGACGAGTGGAGAGCGTGTTTTCTTGGTAGCTCACAAAGGAAGATTGTGGTGGGTGGGACGAAGCGGGGAATTACTGGAGGTTGCCAGGACGCAGGATGTTCTGTCAAAAGCGTACGTGAGTGGTTTGGAGATAGTGAACGCGCGTCTCGACGAAAGCAGTTTGCATCTGATCGAAAAGCTGAAACCAGCTTTGGATAGTTTGTACATTGTCGAGGTAATTCCGAACGAGAAGAGGGTTATGTTATTAAAAGGTGTGTCGCTGAGGTTCAACGATTGGGAAGATTTACTCAGGAACCTGCAAGCGTTACCCGAGGCGATCAAAAGGATGGAGCCCAGAGGGGAATATTTTTTGTCCCCACAGGGGCTCTTCTACAAGCTAAGGGGTGGGGACGATGAGAAAAGGTGA